From a single Arachis hypogaea cultivar Tifrunner chromosome 3, arahy.Tifrunner.gnm2.J5K5, whole genome shotgun sequence genomic region:
- the LOC140183356 gene encoding serine/threonine-protein phosphatase 7 long form homolog: MEDEARLYRLNGVAHVAGSIDDEPTRVISGVRRQQNMPLHEQIIPITLQDVACQLGLPIDGEPVSGCLTDFESLMEHERLAWVWFHELFGELPPQNKVKQMTVCYTWFHDRFQVLPTDASEETVHIYTRAYIVMLLSSQLFVDKNANQVHLRWPSGFHGFGFPLASRWTTYLPRNDAVGQRVVSARLLLDRLRVHDFVWEPYSSAEVAAVIHPKILVDEHGRLWTAITSLIYFAAIEWHQVDRVLPQFGGVQHLPQPALNINWLHAKDGRGGDRWFPRYFQEWHRHWENRHYLVIPVDRVFNPGPSAEYLDWWCRVAHRFLSPDVAFQDPRPIVLTEEALHRGLSHAPSRVQVYDRPDNRRVDRRRRISTYTTD, from the exons ATGGAGGATGAAGCTCGCTTGTACCGACTAAATGGTGTTGCTCACGTGGCTGGATCCATCGATGATGag CCTACTAGGGTTATTAGTGGCGTGAGGAGACAACAGAATATGCCTTTACACGAGCAGATCATACC TATCACTTTGCAAGATGTGGCATGTCAGCTTGGTTTGCCAATCGATGGGGAGCCTGTTAGTGGGTGCCTGACTGACTTTGAGAGTCTGATGGAACACGAAAGACTGGCATGGGTCTGGTTTCACGAGTTGTTTGGGGAGTTACCTCCGCAGAATAAAGTAAAGCAGATGACAGTATGCTACACATGGTTCCACGATAGGTTCCAGGTTCTCCCAACAGATGCTAGTGAGGAGACCGTGCATATATACACGCGTGCTTATATTGTGATGTTGTTGTCCTCTCAGCTGTTTGTGGACAAGAACGCAAACCAGGTCCACCTTCGCTG GCCTAGTGGGTTTCATGGATTTGGGTTTCCGCTTGCATCCAG GTGGACTACATATCTACCAAGAAACGATGCAGTGGGTCAAAGAGTCGTCTCTGCACGCCTTTTGTTGGATCGATTGCGTGTTCACGAT TTTGTGTGGGAGCCTTATTCCTCTGCCGAGGTTGCTGCTGTTATTCATCCGAAGATACTAGTTGACGAGCACGGTAGGCTATGGACGGCCATCACTAGCCTGATATATTTTGCTGCGATTGAGTGGCATCAGGTGGATAGGGTGCTACCTCAGTTCGGCGGTGTTCAGCATCTTCCCCAGCCGGCTCTGAACATAAATTGGCTACATGCCAAGGATGGCAGGGGTGGGGACCGATGGTTTCCCAGATATTTTCAGGAGTGGCACAGGCATTGGGAGAACCGGCATTATTTAGTCATACCGGTCGATCGAGTCTTTAACCCCGGTCCATCAGCTGAGTACTTGGACTGGTGGTGTCGTGTGGCCCACAGATTCCTATCCCCAGATGTTGCATTTCAGGATCCGAGGCCGATTGTGTTAACTGAGGAGGCTCTTCACAGAGGGTTGTCCCACGCCCCCTCCAGGGTACAGGTTTACGACAGACCAGATAACAGGCGAGTCGATCGGCGTCGCCGTATAAGCACCTATACCACGGATTGA